In Humulus lupulus chromosome 7, drHumLupu1.1, whole genome shotgun sequence, the following are encoded in one genomic region:
- the LOC133792712 gene encoding uncharacterized protein LOC133792712 isoform X1 produces MSKLMFVNTIVHCFMVRMQMQCHVLYASLVVIILVMAPGRRTTRSTAQSQQVEPVIDPPAPPSQVVRTTRLRIENQQVEPVIDPPAPPTQVIRTTRSSLENQQVCRTTRSTVLSQRPRTTPQSNVEREHPQGSTHPTVQGEQVNVTTHFDTEDDNQSSQVPSGQTSSFKPRGVTRGLTTTTIAKASSTGKLSVTFNAECRQPICTNAEKFNNEIGFIIRNHGTFHYKEWRMVPEDVRAPLRHYLLEHFDINLNDETTKKCIDEQMRKAWKGHKYKLHLYFKEIGGENDLEMAKSKRHPDLKEQHQEDWMILCDRWCSPEFKERALKNTTNRSKRKWESKNGSVSTPRHHIRRGMVLTSPTGQIETWRLKHYDAEKGWTGIELGPLYDKMMELRGQHPPEELSDKEIMERVLGRDSVYLRGWGRSPSVTTSTSHRENIVGNQPTYEELLERLNDTTSRLNATSEQLSVVVDILRHNNLMAPPPPPPTDQASDANLRESPSISVRESQDDS; encoded by the exons ATGAGCAAATTGATGTTTGTCAATACGATTGTGCATTGTTTTATGGTGAGAATGCAAATGCAGTGTCATGTCCTGTATGCAAGTCTAGTCGTTAT AATTTTAGTCATGGCACCTGGTCGTCGCACCACTCGATCTACTGCTCAAAGTCAACAAGTTGAACCAGTCATTGATCCTCCTGCTCCACCTTCACAAGTTGTTCGCACTACTCGGTTGAGAATAGAGAATCAACAAGTTGAACCAGTCATTGATCCTCCTGCTCCACCTACACAAGTTATTCGCACTACTCGGTCGAGTTTAGAGAATCAACAAGTTTGTCGCACCACTCGATCTACGGTACTCAGTCAACGACCTAGAACCACCCCACAATCTAATGTAGAGAGAGAACACCCTCAAGGCTCCACACACCCCACTGTACAGGGTGAACAAGTCAATGTGACGACCCATTTTGATACCGAAGATGATAATCAATCTTCCCAAGTTCCATCAG GACAAACATCTTCCTTTAAGCCACGTGGAGTTACTCGCGGCTTGACAACTACAACTATAGCTAAGGCATCATCAACTGGAAAGTTGTCAGTGACTTTTAATGCGGAGTGTCGTCAACCAATTTGTACTAATGCTGAGAAATTTAATAATGAGATTGGATTCATTATTCGGAATCATGGTACATTTCATTATAAAGAGTGGAGAATGGTCCCAGAAGATGTGAGAGCTCCATTGCGACACTATCTTTTG gaACATTTTGACATCAACTTGAATGATGAGACAACTAAAAAATGCATTGATGAGCAAATGAGAAAAGCTTGGAAGGGTCATAAGTACAAGCTGCACTTATATTTCAAAGAAATTGGAGGAGAAAATGATCTTGAGATGGCCAAGAGCAAACGTCATCCAGACTTAAAAGAACAACATCAAGAAGATTGGATGATTTTGTGTGATCGTTGGTGTTCTCCTGAATTTAAG GAAAGAGCATTAAAGAATACTACCAATCGATCAAAGAGGAAATGGGAGTCGAAAAATGGTTCAGTCTCCACACCACGACATCACATTCGACGTGGAATGGTGTTAACTTCTCCTACCGGTCAAATTGAGACATGGCGTCTAAAGCATTATGATGCTGAGAAAGGATGGACTGGAATAGAGCTCGGGCCATTATAT gATAAAATGATGGAGTTAAGGGGTCAACATCCTCCAGAAGAACTGTCTGATAAAGAGATTATGGAGCGTGTACTTGGACGTGATTCGGTATACTTGCGAGGGTGGGGGCGGTCTCCTAGTGTCACAACTTCTACTTCACATCGTGAAAATATTGTGGGTAATCAACCAACTTATGAAGAGTTACTTGAACGACTTAATGATACAACTTCCCGCCTTAATGCTACTAGCGAACAACTTAGTGTAGTTGTGGATATACTTCGTCATAACAATTTGATGGcaccgcctccaccacctccaacagaccaagcttcagatgcaaatttaagagagtcgccatctatttcagttcgggagtcacaagatgattcttag
- the LOC133792712 gene encoding uncharacterized protein LOC133792712 isoform X2, translating to MAPGRRTTRSTAQSQQVEPVIDPPAPPSQVVRTTRLRIENQQVEPVIDPPAPPTQVIRTTRSSLENQQVCRTTRSTVLSQRPRTTPQSNVEREHPQGSTHPTVQGEQVNVTTHFDTEDDNQSSQVPSGQTSSFKPRGVTRGLTTTTIAKASSTGKLSVTFNAECRQPICTNAEKFNNEIGFIIRNHGTFHYKEWRMVPEDVRAPLRHYLLEHFDINLNDETTKKCIDEQMRKAWKGHKYKLHLYFKEIGGENDLEMAKSKRHPDLKEQHQEDWMILCDRWCSPEFKERALKNTTNRSKRKWESKNGSVSTPRHHIRRGMVLTSPTGQIETWRLKHYDAEKGWTGIELGPLYDKMMELRGQHPPEELSDKEIMERVLGRDSVYLRGWGRSPSVTTSTSHRENIVGNQPTYEELLERLNDTTSRLNATSEQLSVVVDILRHNNLMAPPPPPPTDQASDANLRESPSISVRESQDDS from the exons ATGGCACCTGGTCGTCGCACCACTCGATCTACTGCTCAAAGTCAACAAGTTGAACCAGTCATTGATCCTCCTGCTCCACCTTCACAAGTTGTTCGCACTACTCGGTTGAGAATAGAGAATCAACAAGTTGAACCAGTCATTGATCCTCCTGCTCCACCTACACAAGTTATTCGCACTACTCGGTCGAGTTTAGAGAATCAACAAGTTTGTCGCACCACTCGATCTACGGTACTCAGTCAACGACCTAGAACCACCCCACAATCTAATGTAGAGAGAGAACACCCTCAAGGCTCCACACACCCCACTGTACAGGGTGAACAAGTCAATGTGACGACCCATTTTGATACCGAAGATGATAATCAATCTTCCCAAGTTCCATCAG GACAAACATCTTCCTTTAAGCCACGTGGAGTTACTCGCGGCTTGACAACTACAACTATAGCTAAGGCATCATCAACTGGAAAGTTGTCAGTGACTTTTAATGCGGAGTGTCGTCAACCAATTTGTACTAATGCTGAGAAATTTAATAATGAGATTGGATTCATTATTCGGAATCATGGTACATTTCATTATAAAGAGTGGAGAATGGTCCCAGAAGATGTGAGAGCTCCATTGCGACACTATCTTTTG gaACATTTTGACATCAACTTGAATGATGAGACAACTAAAAAATGCATTGATGAGCAAATGAGAAAAGCTTGGAAGGGTCATAAGTACAAGCTGCACTTATATTTCAAAGAAATTGGAGGAGAAAATGATCTTGAGATGGCCAAGAGCAAACGTCATCCAGACTTAAAAGAACAACATCAAGAAGATTGGATGATTTTGTGTGATCGTTGGTGTTCTCCTGAATTTAAG GAAAGAGCATTAAAGAATACTACCAATCGATCAAAGAGGAAATGGGAGTCGAAAAATGGTTCAGTCTCCACACCACGACATCACATTCGACGTGGAATGGTGTTAACTTCTCCTACCGGTCAAATTGAGACATGGCGTCTAAAGCATTATGATGCTGAGAAAGGATGGACTGGAATAGAGCTCGGGCCATTATAT gATAAAATGATGGAGTTAAGGGGTCAACATCCTCCAGAAGAACTGTCTGATAAAGAGATTATGGAGCGTGTACTTGGACGTGATTCGGTATACTTGCGAGGGTGGGGGCGGTCTCCTAGTGTCACAACTTCTACTTCACATCGTGAAAATATTGTGGGTAATCAACCAACTTATGAAGAGTTACTTGAACGACTTAATGATACAACTTCCCGCCTTAATGCTACTAGCGAACAACTTAGTGTAGTTGTGGATATACTTCGTCATAACAATTTGATGGcaccgcctccaccacctccaacagaccaagcttcagatgcaaatttaagagagtcgccatctatttcagttcgggagtcacaagatgattcttag